In the Populus trichocarpa isolate Nisqually-1 chromosome 1, P.trichocarpa_v4.1, whole genome shotgun sequence genome, tgatcatttttgaCTGGAATAAAATTGCTATTCCTAAATatttacctttttatttaaCCGAgcaataattcaattttttttttatcgaatttAGCAATCACTGATTTCCAtcactgctttttttttttccaacaaaatctTATTTGGCCAAGACAGAAAAGTACAAATTATTgcaaaattatatgaaatttacACGTGGCAGGATTAGAGTGATTAACTAGCACTGACCTTGTCTTAACATGCAGATGGGATCCAAAGCTTCTGTCACTTGCCAGTAAGCAAGATTGGCTGTATTGTTACTGTGTCAGAAAATACCGACACAGTAAACAGCAAATaagattattaaataaaaaacgcAAAAAAAGGGAGGAAAAATCGGGAAATTATtacccaaaatataattaaaagctAAAACAGCACATGATGTAAAAGTTCagcaaaataacataattttagaatatcacggtttaaaaatatagttttttaataatattatagtttaaaaatacaatacttAATTGTGTTTCATAACCACAACAACTGATATCGTGATTTATAATTACGatattgataaaatatcttatttttaaatcgttaCATTATAAAAGagaccattttaaaaaataattggacatttaataagattttggatcatttttatgttttaagtctgaaaaaatttataaaattatagtttttgttaatttgaatttttatttactttataattttaaagagttaaaatatttataattttatcaaaatttggaTAGAGTTTCctttataaaagaattatacCTAAAATTTTGTTTCGCTTAAAAGAacttgtaaaaaattataataaccaCAATTAACAAATTCTAACTAAGTAAACATATTCTTATATTTCATAATCATAAGTAGctttaaaaatgcaaaataaaaataaaaatacatgcatacaaaatgaatataaaataattcaataatataatatttaaataatttcaaaatatataaatataaattatctatttaactatatctatgttttatcaaataatttagaCTTATCAGTAGCATCACTAAATCCATTTAATTAATGTTAGGTTTCAAAAAAGTGTCATATAATTGTCACATTTTAGAAATGAAGAAACTATACTATTACATCAAATTTTTCCCAACAGTGTTGTTTCTCtgaaatttttagtttaatgtgatatatttgtttttttttaaacaattgaTGTCAAAGCACTAAAACATTATTATAGtgattaaataaatcattagtCCTTGGAAAGTGGAAGGTTTCTCACAGAAGAAGACGTCTGGAGACTGGAACGATCCATTCATCACTCTTTTCTTACCTCCAACAATCGAATACATACAATTTTGCAAAGTTGAAAGCtttaaatcatcaacaacaacagaaTCCCAGGTgggtttggtttgttttgaacTTTCTTGTGATTTTGACTAGAAAACAATCAATTTATGAAGTGAAGGTTTGCTGCCTGTTTGCAAAGTGGGTGGAATTTTGACCTTCTTAAGCTTTTTTCATACTTTGTTGTGATGTTGACTAGAAAACAATCATTTATGAAGTGAAAGTTTGCTGCTTTATAGTAAAGGAAGtgagtttgttttggtttttttagcttgaattggtttttttttgttgttgatttggGCTATCTGGGTATTGCTAGTTTGGTGTGAAATCTGTGCTTGATGCGGTCAAGGTCTCCTTTATATTTGAAGGCGATGAATTTGGGAGTGTTTCAGCTTCATTTCGGTGAAAGTTTGTAACTTCACATCTTAGGGTAGAATTTTGATCTCTACAAGTTGCTCATTATCAAGGGTTTTATGTCCCTTGTCCATCATTTTTTGGCTTCCGAGTATTGTTGAATTGGTAGAGCATTTTATTGATATTGGACTCTGGGTTTTGTAGTGTCATTCTCCATCTTTGCTGCATTATTGAGTTGTTGCAAATTGTGTACTGCTTGCTGGATGGatgaatttgattttaagtAGCATCTGTATCTAGGGATTTTACCATCCTATTGGGTTGATCTTGAAGTCTGTTATTGCTACAGAGTGGCCAAGCTTAAGTAGATACTGAATTCAATTTTGCGTTGAAAGTTATgctgttagggttttgaagtgATACTCTTTGATTTCTCTTCTGGATGTCATGTGAGATGATGGATAAGGTTGGATGGTAAGATTTGCAAGCGTGTGACCCATATGTGTCCATTTGATGAGTTATCTGATTTGATTTCTTcgagtttgttttgcttttcctctccctttttcttttgcttggtCTTGTTGAATCTGATGCATAGAATTATTGCTTCGTCTCAGACTTAGCTAGTTCAATTTGTGCACCAACTTTGGCTGATTTGGGTAAGAACATCCATGAGCAcctactttttctttttttcttgactgTATTGCTAGCCAGATGCTGATTGATTCTAAAATCTATCAACACTAGCCAGAAAATCATCAAGATTCTGCTATCTGGTTATTTCCTGGTACTTTGCATACCTCAGAATTTAATTGGAAATTTAGAAACATCTTCTGTTATTGTGGATGATGGACAATGTGGAGTTTGCTTGGTTTAGTTGAATAGATTTTCAAGGTAGGTTTTGGGAAAACTTTTCTGTCCTATGTATATGAACTAATATTGCTAGGTCGCATTCTGTTAAAGGAAATTGTggctttttatatatttgtttattactatatttttagttttctttatctttccCCCCCTTTctcttcaattgtttttactgaAGGAAGTTGGTGATACTTCTGGCCTTTTGTTCTAGGCAGTGTTTTGGGGTGCTGATTTGTTTGAAGGGGACTAAGGAGGTTAAGATGGCGATGATGCATGGGGAGTAGAACTGGTGCAGAAGAGAAGATGAGAAGAAGGCCGTAGTGATGCCGAGCTTTGATCCTCAGTTACCAATTTCAAACGCAATGTACAGTTCCTCTTCTATTACTTTTTATATACATGTTTTCAATTGAACATTTCATTcattatttcatccttcaagtTGGATTTCTTTGTGCCTGTTCCgcttacttttatttttgtctatATATACACGCGCACACACATGTATAACCAATAGTAGGTTCAAGAACTTGAACGCATTTCTGGGTGTCTTGTACTCACATCATAAATAATTTCTAGTGGGTCAATATCAGAGTATAAACATCGTCTCAAAAGTTGGTAGGCCAGAGTATAATAATAACCAGGAATTTCTTTGTTTGATTGATAGCTTCAAAGGTTGGCATTGAATGATTTTGAATGTGTTGTCTAGATATTGAGAGTGCGATGTAATTTGTTTGTTCTCATAAAAGCTTTTCTGCATTAGTTACATATGAATGATTTCCATGCTTCATCACTCTGTCAAGGTTATATAGCTTTTATACCATTCAAGCTCTGATGATGGGAactattttaagttaaattgcTTTATTTGCTAAATATTCTTGCAAGTGTTCAGAGGAACTTGATTGTGAGAGAGAGGTTAAGTACCTAGACTTATTAATCAAACAAACTATACGGTCAGCACTGAGGGAGGCTTCCTGCACAGGGGTGAGCTCTTGAGCAACTTGATTAGATGAAGATGTTGCTTCTCTCCTAATACTTAATAAAAGGCAGGCTAAGAGAGGCTCGTACTTACCTACACCCCACTCTCTATCTCAGAggtttttttgcatttttcctTAGGTCTTGGGTTGAAAGTTGGAAATTCTCCCAAGCAGTTCAATTGCTGACTGTGTTTTTCCATCtccctttcttctttctcctctgtTGTTCCAGTAATTGTAGTATACTCTCTATTGTTTCTAAAAGTTTAATCTGGAAGGTCATTGTGAAATTTTTGGTCATGATGTATGTGGAATTTTTGGTCAAGATGTATCTACTTTTACTGGTTTTGAAGAGGAAAACACAACATAATGTATGACTTATTTGGACTGATGGTGTCGCTCGATACTTTTTGGTTGTAAAATTACAACACTCAACAAATTCTTGGTACTTATTTGGTGACAATTATGGCTTCAGTTGTGTAGAGGGAAGCACAATCCATCCTCACTGTGCTACTTATTTTGGGGTGTTCTTAGAGGACGATGCTATTGACCTGAGTCCAGGTAAGTTTTGAGCAATCCAACTTGCAAGGGACTAATTTAAAAATGGCACAGCTTGTTGTGCTCTTTCATCTAGTAGattctataattaaattttatctgcTGATATCTTTTTGGTGATCTAAAATTTTCACAAaaacttaattctttttttaattgtgcaGAAACAAATTCATAGGAATATTGTTATTCCGCAGAAAAATATAATCTAATGTTTTTGGATAAGGGCAAATTACATCCACCCCCGAGATAGTAAATGCATGGACCATCCTCTGTTCTTAAATTGAATTGACTAGAGCAGTTGACGTTGACTTATTGCTAAATGAACTGCTAACCTTAAACTTTTAGGGACGGTCGAGGTAAGTTATTTGTGTAAAATCTTTGCTGGGGTTGCAATATATTTCAGAATCAAGAGCCATATCAATCTAATTGCAACAATTCACAGAATAGTCTACGTAGTAATGCTTTGAAAATCATCATATGAAAAATCATgttcaatagtttttttgtgGAAAGAGAGAGTGGGAGAAAAAATTCAGATAATACTGATCACAGtgcatagaaaataattaaggatCTCCTACATTGTCTACCATGATTGTTGGCATTtgataaataaacaaagatgCAATCAAAACGAAGAAACTGAAGAAAGAAAACTATGTGATTGATGGAAATGGATAACTGTGCATATATTATTAGgacataaaaaatagatatttcaaGAATGTACAACCAGCTAGAATTAAAAGTGTTAACAAGATGTAGCATACTtgtgaaaattttttttttggtttcacaGATCAAATTTAACATCAATTTTCATGAAGTAGTGAAATTAGATTGAATGGTTTTTGTCTTCCTATGAAAAGTCCTTTATGTAATATGTGCCATTGCAGGTGCTGTGTTCAATTCAGCAAAAGAAAGAACGCAAGCAATCCCTTCTGACCCCCTCACTAGTGGTGCTTTGGACAAGGTGAGTTTCTTAGATGGATGATAATTTGCCCATGTGGTTACTTCAACTAATTTTTTCCTCTTCCCTGACTTGGCAGAAACAGTCATCTTCTGTCCAAGTGGAGTCTCAGAGGTTACCATTAGAAAAAGTTCAAAGGTTAAACCGGGTTTCTATACCAAGTGTTGGTACAGAAAACTGGGGGGAGACTCAGAAGTTACTGTTAGAAAACATTCAACAGTCAAACCAGGTCTCTATACCAAGTGTTAATACTGAGAACTGGGGGGAGACAAATATGGCTGATGCTAGTCCGAGGACTGATATCTCAACAGATGCAGACACAGATGATAAAAATCAAAGGGTGCTGTTTTTTTCTTGCCTTGTACTCTCGTGACATGATGTTAAGCACTTAATTCtgtaaaattagaaatttgCTTAGGAGGTACACTGTTTCaatagttttattatatttttgtttctaataaGTGCCTGTAATCAAGAATTCTAGTTTACCATTCTTGCCTTTTGGATTTCAACGTGCATCTCTTCTTTTGCTTGATGAAGTAAGCAATGACATCATTCATTCTGCTCATTAGAAAATGTATTGATTGGACCAAATCAATTCCATTCTAACACCTAAAAATTGTATGTATGCAGTTTGATGGAAGTCTATCTACAGCTCTTGTGGCGTCTGATTCCAGTGACAGATCAAAGGATAAAATGGACCAGAAGGTGAAAATGTTATATATTAATTGCACTCACAATATGCTACTCCATCTAGTTTTACTTGATGATCGTTTGATTACACTTTGCAGACTCTTCGTAGGCTTGCTCAAAATAGAGAAGCTGCAAGAAAAAGCCGTTTGAGGAAGAAAGTACGTTTCATCCTTTACCTgtacttgtttttgtttcttaacaAACTTTTTTCAGCATGTTCTTTACCTGTTAATTTTCAAATGGCAATTGAATGTTGTCACACAAATTGGTATTGATCTTAATTGTTATGCTCTCAGACATTGTTactgatttttatttctaatagcTAAATTTGCATAGTCTAATGTGGTTAAAAACTAATCCCGTTTAAGGGCAACATGGGCCAAGATGTGTGCACATGGGGGATGTGACTTTGCTTCACTTCATTATGGTTTACTTCATAGGAAAAACATTTTAGTAGTAGAAAGGGAAATGCTTGCAAAGGAGAAGAATACACTTTCCTgttgaatacaaaaaaaaacaattgagaacCCCCTTTGCAATGCTAGAAAAACTATCCAATCCCTGATCAGAAAGAAGGGTAATTGCTTGTCCCAAAAGATTATATACTGATTGGTGCCCCAGATGAACCAACTCATGGTACACATTGAAGGTACATTTGCCTTCCATTTAGGTAGCCAAGGAAAATGAGAAGAGGTCAGATCTGTGTGCAAGGAGGAAGGAACAATTATGAGAAAAATTTCCAGATGTCGCTGATGTCCAGCTCTCTTATCtctacttggaagaaaatttgTAGAATTCCCAAAGGAAAACATCGTTTCTCAATATGATAGAAGTTTTCTATGGAGGCAACTTAAAGACAGAAAAAACTACAGAGGCAATTAAAACCAGTAGAAAAGTGAGAACCTATAGCCCCAGATCTTCCCAAAAATGATAGAGGATTCATCCTCAAACTTAAAAGAGTTAAAAGAGAAAAGTGAGGATGTGTCAGAAATTAACTTCCCAAACGAGTTCAAGAATCTTCTCCTACCTTTTACCTTGGTGTAATCTTGTTCTAATATTAcatcagtaatttttttttcttaaaataattgataagaCCAAGAAAAGAAGGTGCCAGAACAATTAGTTCTAACTTTTACATGTTATAAGCACTTACATGCCTTTTCTAGCAATAATTTGTTACAGCAGATCCGGTAGTGCATCCTTTGTGTGAACTTTTTATGATTCTACCTGTGTGAAATTTCTTTACACACAATCTTCTGGTTTATCTATTACACACTAAATGCATGCAGCCTAGTAAAATCTCTTGTAATTATTTGAGTTTCATCCTTTCATGTGTCTCCCTAGGCATATGTCCAGCAGCTGGAGAGTAGCCGGTTGAAGCTAACCCAACTGGAACAGGAGCTTCAACGGGCACGGCAGCAGGTTAGGTTTGGCTAATTCTGTGCCACATTGTGTAATGCTTTTAGTTTCTTCATTAAGCATCCCCATTATGAGGTCTCTCATCTCACTGAATTTTCTCTCATACAGGGAATTTTCGTATCAAGCTCAGGAGACCAATCTCATTCAATGAGTGGAAATGGTAATGCCTATTTTCTTCACTAAGCAAGATTCATTGTTTGAAAAGTGTGCATTTTTGGGAATAAACTAGATGTTTCATGCCTGGTAATTGTTGGATGAGCTCCACATATTCTTGTCTGTTGAATTGAACCAATGAACATGATGTTAGCTCTAGATTTATACATTGGAATGACTTTGAAATTTCTGTGGTTCTTTCATTTCCAGGGTTTAAGTTCACAAACATTCGCATGCTAACACATTAGCTGGTTAACTGTATCTTTTTGCAGGGGCCATGGCATTTGATGTAGAATATGCACGATGGCTGGAGGACCAAAATCGACAAATTAATGAGCTGAGATCAGCTGTCAATTCTCACACTGGTGATACAGAACTTCGTATTATCATTGATGGTATAATGGCTCATTATGATGAAGTTTTCAGGCTGAAGAGCAATGCAGCCAAGGCTGATGTTTTCCATTTGCTGTCTGGCATGTGGAAGACGCCTGCAGAGAGGTGTTTTTTGTGGCTTGGTGGCTTCCGTTCATCTGAACTCCTCAAGGTAAGGTTAATGTGCTTTCAATGATCTCCATATGCAGGGATTTGTTCTAGGAGAGGTGGCATTACTCAAGTATTAAACGAGTATTGTAATCTTGCATGGAAAAAAGAATTGCAAAAACTGTATGTTTTTGGTTCTTctccatttaatttattaataacgAATTGATGCTACTAATGCTCTACCTAGCAGGGCGAGGGTGTCAAACTGCAAATTTGTAGAAATAaccaattaattatgaattacttGGGTGTGGGTTTTGGATTGTTAGAGAATCTCATACTGTACTGTTATAACCATATGCTGGTAGTTAAAAGGTCTTTGGTTCACTGGATGCTACTTGACTGCATAACAAATATTCTGTTAgagaaatataatataaaagcaTTCCTGGTGCATCACTTAACATATTAAGCTTCGAGGTTGAGTGGTTCTTTGACTTATTCCCTATCATTAGGGTTCTCATATAGGATCCATCCAGTACCCATTTCACTTGTCAATCTTTGATCTGAAGCCCCGAGTGGTATGATTCACAGTTTCTTCTTGACATCAAATCTATTCAGAAGTTCAAAGGTGAACTTCgagtaattattatttataagctGGCATAGGAATCCCTTAGTCCTCTGCTCCGAAACTAAGGTTTTTACTTCTCAGACATTTTAGAATATTATCATCAAGTTTTGGTATCCCATTGCCTATCTTCCCAGCAAGTTGGTAAGGTTGGTTCTTTCATTTGCACCCCTTGCGTTTCcctaaattgattttcttgtagCCTTTCTTGGGCTAGGCTGttctaaatgtttttgtttgtatgGTAATTTCTTTTTGGTGTAAAAGAGTTGTTTCTCCAGCAACACTACATTATTCGGAC is a window encoding:
- the LOC18094348 gene encoding transcription factor TGA2 isoform X1; translation: MPSFDPQLPISNAICVEGSTIHPHCATYFGVFLEDDAIDLSPGAVFNSAKERTQAIPSDPLTSGALDKKQSSSVQVESQRLPLEKVQRLNRVSIPSVGTENWGETQKLLLENIQQSNQVSIPSVNTENWGETNMADASPRTDISTDADTDDKNQRFDGSLSTALVASDSSDRSKDKMDQKTLRRLAQNREAARKSRLRKKAYVQQLESSRLKLTQLEQELQRARQQGIFVSSSGDQSHSMSGNGAMAFDVEYARWLEDQNRQINELRSAVNSHTGDTELRIIIDGIMAHYDEVFRLKSNAAKADVFHLLSGMWKTPAERCFLWLGGFRSSELLKLLVNQLEPLTDQQLVGIGNLQQSSQQAEDALSQGMEALQQSLAETLSSGSLGSSGSSGNVANYMGQMAMAMGKLGTLEGFIRQADNLRQQTLQQMQRILTTRQSARALLAIHDYFSRLRALSSLWLARPRE
- the LOC18094348 gene encoding transcription factor TGA2 isoform X2, producing the protein MPSFDPQLPISNAICVEGSTIHPHCATYFGVFLEDDAIDLSPGAVFNSAKERTQAIPSDPLTSGALDKSSSVQVESQRLPLEKVQRLNRVSIPSVGTENWGETQKLLLENIQQSNQVSIPSVNTENWGETNMADASPRTDISTDADTDDKNQRFDGSLSTALVASDSSDRSKDKMDQKTLRRLAQNREAARKSRLRKKAYVQQLESSRLKLTQLEQELQRARQQGIFVSSSGDQSHSMSGNGAMAFDVEYARWLEDQNRQINELRSAVNSHTGDTELRIIIDGIMAHYDEVFRLKSNAAKADVFHLLSGMWKTPAERCFLWLGGFRSSELLKLLVNQLEPLTDQQLVGIGNLQQSSQQAEDALSQGMEALQQSLAETLSSGSLGSSGSSGNVANYMGQMAMAMGKLGTLEGFIRQADNLRQQTLQQMQRILTTRQSARALLAIHDYFSRLRALSSLWLARPRE